The following coding sequences lie in one Spinacia oleracea cultivar Varoflay chromosome 1, BTI_SOV_V1, whole genome shotgun sequence genomic window:
- the LOC110801688 gene encoding uncharacterized protein codes for MATARRHCSSMDIQTITTDLLNTIFNQDDSALDAWNRLERLSQGSKSTRALHLDTLFTTTKIDLFSGVKPYCSRIKLLSDHLRSVGALVSNDRMVLLLLQGLSADYKSFRTNVQHCVPLPPFEEVRSMLEFEEDSLTNDGISGTPFETAFFYSNSNDSVSHDTPQDTNKNHHNRNNNSNYKGKKNNCGRSGNNHCNNNRHNGSSGGQNQQSLSNDQ; via the coding sequence ATGGCAACTGCTCGACGACATTGTTCATCAATGGATATACAAACCATCACCACTGACCTTCTCAACACCATCTTCAACCAGGATGATTCTGCTCTTGATGCTTGGAACAGGTTGGAACGTCTTTCTCAAGGAAGTAAGTCTACTAGGGCTCTCCATCTTGACACTCTATTTACCACCACCAAGATCGATCTGTTTTCCGGTGTGAAGCCATACTGCAGCCGCATAAAGTTGTTGTCCGATCACCTTCGCAGTGTTGGAGCCCTTGTGTCGAATGACCGCATGgtcctccttcttcttcaaggTCTTTCTGCAGACTATAAATCCTTTCGCACAAATGTGCAGCACTGCGTGCCTCTCCCACCCTTTGAAGAGGTCCGGTCTATGTTGGAGTTTGAGGAGGACTCTCTCACCAACGACGGAATTTCTGGTACACCTTTTGAAACTGCTTTCTTTTATTCTAATAGTAATGATTCTGTTAGTCATGATACTCCACAGGACACCAACAAAAATCATCACAACAGAAACAACAATTCCAATTACAAAGGGAAAAAGAACAACTGTGGTCGCAGTGGGAACAACCACTGTAACAACAACCGACATAATGGTTCCTCTGGTGGTCAAAACCAACAGTCACTGTCCAACGACCAATAA